AATTATTATGCTTAAATTGGGAACGGTTTTGACACCCCTGAACGCTGCTCTATCCATCTCTCCGCTATACGCCTGATGGGTATGCAATCAGCATTACAAACAACCCTTCGTTTGAAATTCTATTTGATACAGCAGTTACAGTCATCACTGGGCCTTTActcaacgaaacaaaattccTTTTAAGTACTTTACCATTACAATACTGATCAGTATTAGCTGTTTATTGTATCGCATTCTTATTTAATACgtttgaccaaaaaaaaaacgacatataatactttattttaaaacgaaTACCGCTTAACAAATTTCCGTTCGTCGGATTCGATTGCGATACCTTTAGACATCGCGCACTATTTATTAGCTTCATTAAAGCATTTGCTCCTAGCGAGCGAGAGAgtaatacaaataaataatgcttCCGTTTTTAAACACATCTCGCTTCGCACACGTGCAGCGGTATTGAAATGCTTCCCAAATCGGGCAACTCCATGGCGTCTCCATTCCATAATCACGTTCATTGTTCGGGATGCGGTTTCCCCATCACTTTCTACGATCACTatcgcacacactcacacagttCACTTTTGGCTTGTCGGTTTTCCACTCTGCTCGGCTCGTTCCCTTATTCTagtattaaacaaaaaaaaacacgatggGTAAGAGAAGCGCTAAAGAATTTTGGGTAAATCCACTCCACGAGTGGATAGAATCAGGTAGTTCagctttttcttgtttgtttagcGTGACGAGCCTTATGCTTCAccgaaatacttttttttaactgcAGGAACTATACGgatcgggttttgttttgcataatttacaAATCGACAAGTGCACCCTGCACTACTGGGGATGACCACCTGGCCGAATGAGAATATTACCGAACAGAGGATCTCATTTCACCCCACACCCACTAAACACCCTGTGTAGCCGTTCTGTACAAAGCCCCATCACCGGCCAAAAGCCCATGGTTACGGATCCTCGTTTGGTAATATTCTCAGACAGGCCACGGCCATCCACCAACATCTGGCCGGGCGTTCAAGCCACCCTGTTACGACTGTTTCGAGGGGGTTGGGAAGGGCGCAATGTGGATTCACAACAGACGTGTAGCCATCACGGAGCAGAAGAACGTCCAGACGCTTATCAGCCAGAAGGTAGATCCGTTGCTGTCATCGTGGTAGTTGTAGTCATCGTTCCGGATCACCTCCGTGCCGGCATCGTCCACCCGCACCGCCTTGATGATGTACGTCTGCGTGCCGAGTACGTTCGTGGCCTCGAGCGTGTACAGCGTCGCACGCTCCTTCGCACAGTCGTTGTTTTTCAGCAGCACCGTATACTCGCCCTTACTCTGGAAAAGGAATGCAAGCCGTTGCGATACATTGATCAGTACGGGGGGAAGAAACCATTTGCTAGCTGTTTGGCGGTGCGTCTTACGGATGCTGGACGCGGTATGTACGCCTGGTAGATGTCGATCGATTCGCCCTCCTTTATCAGCCGCCCATTGACCGTCCAGCGGGTGATGGGTTGCGGGTTGGCATGGATGGTAATGTTGACCGATGCACTTCCGCTTGCCGGCAGCTCATCGATATGGATGTGTGGTATCGCTTCCGGTGCGACTGTGTTAcccggaaatggaaaacagagATGGGATGGgcagaaaatgaaacataattcAACGGACGGCCCGGAGTTGGAGTCGGACAGATATGCTGTTTGTAAATTCTCCGAACTGTAGCCACAGCCGGATGGGGATTGCGTGTCGCCCAAGGTTCCTCGGTACCGTAGTACCGTTCTGCTAGCGGTAAGATCAAACGACATGTGTACGAATAATCAGCCACACATGCACAAAACGGCCCTTTGTCCGTTCATTAGAAGCTCATGTAAACTTTGACAGGGTTCGATAAGGCTGCTGCTGCCCCCGCAGTAAACTCGGTGCCCGCTCGGAGAACGCTTTGCTGTGCGAAATCGGGAAGgtgaatgaatatttcatgCTGCATCAAGAAGGGGGTTCCTTGCGTAAAGTGCATGTGCAGCTGGGTAAATAATTCCTCTCCCCAGTAATTAGTCGCAGCGAGGTCGACAATTCTTAACAAActtttgtaatttaaaatgCCACAATATCAACGTAACGTTTCGATTGCTGTGTCACGTTTATTGGAAAAGCATCAGATACATTTGTAAGCGGCCAACTGACAAGGCCAACTTGCAACGGCCACGCAATAATAATGTTGCCCCAAAATTTCCATATCTTCCATCGATGACGGTGGAAGAAAGCATTCATTTCTGGTTTTACTACTCCTCCAGGCTCCTTTCGTTATTGTTCTCTTGTTGCTCCAAGGAGTTCCATTGGAATTCATACCGTGATGTTTAtagtggccgttttttttattttggagaCCATCGTAAAACCACGTTTTCTTCCAAGTGCTTCGCTTGTTTGgagtttgttttgcaacagTAACTCTCTTTATTGACCTCAAACTCACAACCTgggacacacacgcacgcaaatGGTAATATCCAACCCGAAAAACGGAAATACTTTTTTACCATTGGGCCGTAACACGGAGATATCTTTACATTTTATAGGATTTGGGAAATTGGGAAGTTATTTTTTCTACACTCGAATGACTTCATTAACAAACTAAACGTTTTCTTTGCCAATCAGATAAGAAAGATGCTTTGAAATCTTCGTTAGTGATGTAATTTCCTTGAGGAATTCTCTCAAGGAATTCTGACATTGTTTTGAAACTATAATAGGCCAACCGTCCTTTAAATGGATGAAGCACTTCAACTTCAATACTGAATTAATAATCTGATTGAAAGTCCAAAGTTTGAAGAAATCATCGATGACCAATTCAATAGCCAAAGAAATCGGAGATTCCCATGGAGCTTTGTTCGTATCTCTTGCATGATCAACCAAATAGCTATGACTCACCCATTTTGACAGAGGTCCAACTCACCCACCCCAAACCAGTAACTATTGAAATATACAACCACCCGGACTACTTACACTTGATGTTTAATGGAAGGGAGGACCGTTGCTCGGTTCTAAACGCGGGATGATTCACCACACACTCCAGCACCATACCGTTCTGCTCCGGTGTGACGTACATGTTCACCTCCTGCTGGATGGTGCTCAAGCTTTTCTGGTCCTGCATTTCGGTGGTAATCTGGGCCGGTTTGAGCAGGCTCTCGTCGATCGGTTTGCCGTCCAGGAACCAGGTGAGGTTCGAGACCGGCAGGCCCATCCGGGAGGTGCAGCGCGCCTTCAGCATCTGGTTCGCCCGGATGCCATTGTCCACGAGCGTCGTGTACTTGGAGATCTTCAGGTCGGTAATGCGCGGTGCCACGAACTGCCGCAGCTCGATCGTTGCCTCATGCTGTTCGCCACCGATCGTGAGTTTGCAGACGAACTTGCCGAACCGTTCGGAAGTGACCGTAGACAACCGCACACCACACTCACCGCGGGAACCGTCCCCGATGCGCTTGACGCCACTGGGCAAACTGTCGACGTCGTACGTTGTGGAGGAAGGCCCGGGAAGCTGAACTTGGCAATTGTCCAGGGGTTTATTCGCCCGGCAGAGAAGATCCACGTTGCGTTCGTACAGTGCGTGGAACGAGGGTGACGACGGCACGGTTTCTATGTGCTGCGACTGTACTGGTGCTAGCAGACCtggaaagcaaaaggaaggTAAAGATGGGCGTGAGTGATCCACACGAAACGGGGACGGTGTTGCCGTAATTGAGTCAATATTGATTTTCTCAACCCTTGGCGGTTCATTCGCGTCAAGGGCTTTGGGTGTTTGCGGGTCTGCTTAATGCCCACACTTCTGACGGGGTGTCTATTGTTGTAATAATTATATCGGGACCACAGCGAAGGTCGCCAGACGCCAGATGGAAACCGTCGGATGGTGGTGTTCCCGTTTCTTCAAGTGGCGCTGTCGGAGTGTACGCCACCGCGAGATTGGATGATCTCAACTGACTGGTATGGTATATGACTCGACACTCGGTTACACTTGTATCTTAACTAGATCGCGTAGCACCGCACCCAAGTTTACCAATTCTGGAATTAAACCAGCCGGCAAAGGGTAGCGGAAAGATCAATGTACAGACGGGAAGTGAGTGGGAAATGCAAATAGGGAATTATGGATTAAGACCAAAGGGTACTTGACGCGTCACGCTCGGCAATGTTATGCATTTTCCAATATAGGATGAGCTTCAAGGAGCTAGAACTCCTGAGGTTCTGGTATCAAAAATGaatcaatatttgtttttgtcttggaaaattaaaaatgacaCATAAGAAGGTGCTTGGACATGCGGTGCTTTACATTTTCTAAGTTATCTTCAATGTTTATGAAGATATATTTTACTGATGTTCCAAGGAATCTTGCATAAAGTTTAACTTTATTAGAATTTATTATGGTTTGTAAAGACTTCGTAGGGCTATTTCTTGAACATTGTGTTATAGTTTGGAGACTACCTCCAATTATTTCACCTTTAAGATATTGATCGTTTACAGCTCAAACTCACCAAACACCATTATATCCATCGATTTTACCCAAATATTCCAGGGTTCCGATAATAGATTCTTCTGGCGAAAACACCACAGAAATGGAGCATCTTGCGAAtggatttgtttatttattcaccGCAGAGTTCGTGCGCCggatggaatggaaattaCCTGCTAgaggaaataaacaaaatgcttTGCTAGATGGTGTAGTCTCTGTTGCAGCTTGCCAGTCTGATTTTCCACTGCCATTCTCAGACAAATTTGGCAATTTCGTTACAGCTTGAGTCATAAACATAACCATGTGTTCGTTAGCATGAAGCACGCTGAAGAAGCTTGCTGTATGATGCTTGAATACAAAATTGTATTATCCAACTGCAGTTGGGTGTTAAGAGATGGCAGTTAAACTTCGCAAGTGCATCACAAAAATATGTATCAATCAGTTTTGGTTGCTTTTGTGGCATAAAAATGATGCAGCCATACGTTCATTTTTTGTGCCGTTGGTTTTATGATAACCCATTTGAATTTATCTCCGCCAATCTGTGGATGTTTGTCGGGCCAGATGCTTCTACTTAGACGAGTTTTATGAGTTGCGAAGgttaaagagagagagcgagagagggacTTGACGTATCATTTGCAAAACCACAACCATATGTTTCTAATGAACGCACAGAATACACcaaattaaatgatttattatACTGCCCACATTGTAACGGCGTGCAAAACGCGAAGCGAAGAGATTGAAAGTGAACGCGCTGAGAAATgcgccagcagcagccggtGGTTGGTACGTAACTGCCACTTGGCGTCTTGCGTTAAAATGGACGCTTAGGAAGCTAAATTTGGCAAATCGATTTGaaagtaagcaaacaaaaaaattgacaCATGCATCGTGACTCGTGTCCAACGTTGGGAAGGACTTTTTATGCTTCGGCTTTGACCAGTCCCGTTCTTTGTCCAACCGCGCCAAAAAGGTTATGCGGAACCGAAAACTCGATGCGAGCCATTTGAAACCGTAAACCAGCTCCAGCTTAGACACGTATTTATGTATTCCGATCGTGGTTTGCACAGTGATAAGAAAGCAAAGATACCACTGTATGGCGCGAATGGTGATGAATCATAAAGTTGAACTACGTCCCTTGCGTCCCAACTCAATACCAACGTTGAGTGTGTGCTTTCGACGCAAACGTTCGAAGACCGGCGGGGGAGAAATGTGTGCTAGCACAACTGTTTCAGTCGAAGAAGCGATTGGTTTGCTTACACGACGACAAGAATGAAACGTGCTTCAGACGACGCGAGCCTCACCCATTTAAACGAATCGCGCATTGTTATAGTGGGTGTGCTGGCATGCGCACGGGATTGACATTTTGTATAGCGCTGGTATATTTGATTACCTTCAGCTGATAGAAGTTTAATCGAAAAATGCATCTTCCACTGGCTTAATATGATAATTGTATGGTGGTGGTTTGATGTTCGTGTCAATGAAGATGCCTTGATGAACTGGAATAATTTATTGTCGCACACCGTTTATAGAAaggttaaattaatttaagtgTCTGTTTGTTTTCGACGAGACGTGAGTCAAAACAAAATGAGATGAAAATGGttgtttataataataataacacacCTCGTATACCTACAGTGCATCTGCGATACCATCTAGGG
The Anopheles moucheti chromosome 2, idAnoMoucSN_F20_07, whole genome shotgun sequence genome window above contains:
- the LOC128299787 gene encoding fasciclin-3-like, producing the protein MRNNQHRNLALLVAFCSCYSLLAPVQSQHIETVPSSPSFHALYERNVDLLCRANKPLDNCQVQLPGPSSTTYDVDSLPSGVKRIGDGSRGECGVRLSTVTSERFGKFVCKLTIGGEQHEATIELRQFVAPRITDLKISKYTTLVDNGIRANQMLKARCTSRMGLPVSNLTWFLDGKPIDESLLKPAQITTEMQDQKSLSTIQQEVNMYVTPEQNGMVLECVVNHPAFRTEQRSSLPLNIKFAPEAIPHIHIDELPASGSASVNITIHANPQPITRWTVNGRLIKEGESIDIYQAYIPRPASSKGEYTVLLKNNDCAKERATLYTLEATNVLGTQTYIIKAVRVDDAGTEVIRNDDYNYHDDSNGSTFWLISVWTFFCSVMATRLL